The Ignavibacteria bacterium genome contains the following window.
CATAATCCCAGATTACAAAATCTGCTCTATCTTCAGGATTTAAGTTTGTGAAATCTTCAAAATAATTTTTGATGAACTTAAGCTGATCAAAATAAATTTTTTGTATCCATTGAAAAGCATCGGACATACTTTCTCCAGAATGTCGATAAAGCAAGAATAATTGTTTAAATGTTTTTGCAATGTTTGAATGCATTCCATCGGTTCCGGGGATAATTATTAAGTCAGATGGAATTTTTTTGTATTTCGGTAGTCCAACCGAATTGTTCATATTCGAATCTGGATTAAAAGAAAGAGCCGCTCCAACTTCAGCAATTTTCTGATATTCTTTTTTCTTCAAATGAATTCCGTGAGCTAAAATTGACTTCGAGTTTAGGAGATTAAATTTCAGTAACCTTTCCAATGGAGAAGCTTTAAATTTCTTTTCACTAATTTCTCTGTCAATTTTATCTTCACAAAGATGAATGTGAATTCCAGTATCAAAATCTTTGAGAAGACTTGAGACAAATTTTAATGTTTGATCTTTCAGAGTAAAAGAAGCGTGAAGTCCAAACATTCCTTTGAAATTTTCAGATTGATTTTCAATAAAATCATAATTTTCTTGAGCGGCGAGTTTAGTTAATTCAATTCCATTTCGATCTGTAGTTTCGAAACAAATCGTTCCACGCAAACCGAATTGTGAAAGAGTCTCTGAGATAATTTTCAAACTACCCTTTGTAAAATTTGGTGATGAATGATGATCAAAAATATACGTCGTACCTGTTCGGATCGATTCCATTGCCGCCATTAAAGCAGAAGCTCTT
Protein-coding sequences here:
- a CDS encoding amidohydrolase family protein — translated: MANISIKNLFLIQIIENQTVPIFCDLNIEEGRIKEIFPKSFEDYVNGKIEEALDENVYDAKGRVATVPFINFHEHIYSRLAKGLSIKGSLGNFHKILKNLWWKLDLILDEEMVRASALMAAMESIRTGTTYIFDHHSSPNFTKGSLKIISETLSQFGLRGTICFETTDRNGIELTKLAAQENYDFIENQSENFKGMFGLHASFTLKDQTLKFVSSLLKDFDTGIHIHLCEDKIDREISEKKFKASPLERLLKFNLLNSKSILAHGIHLKKKEYQKIAEVGAALSFNPDSNMNNSVGLPKYKKIPSDLIIIPGTDGMHSNIAKTFKQLFLLYRHSGESMSDAFQWIQKIYFDQLKFIKNYFEDFTNLNPEDRADFVIWDYVPVSNLTAENFWGHFIYALLERSPISVVQNGKFLMKDFHLQFNEDEINREIAKQGIRLKEKFESEI